A genomic segment from Salvelinus alpinus chromosome 8, SLU_Salpinus.1, whole genome shotgun sequence encodes:
- the LOC139582593 gene encoding syntaxin-binding protein 6-like isoform X1, with protein MNIQSVINREVFSPRDERILVAVEVKRRKRKKVPFLPTGGKGEYMTYICLSVTNKRPAQLLITKVKQFGGSAPFTRRSQWSVEQLRQVDGIDPNKDCPEFDLVFDNAFDQWVASSAAEKCIFIQIMYHACQTYWEGKERVPGGLGSPAGDQEKDQRASPGAQVSPGSQGGQRGGPGAQARRKSTVGPRPRQTEFVNCQSKLTGDACTVNLVIYRCKVFFNRMKKVMVSKQSSPQAGAGHRASPSGQRPPGASMASVVKRASQALQERGERLGRAEEKTVDLMHKAQHFADTAHKLALKYSN; from the exons ATGAATATCCAGTCAGTTATCAACAGGGAAGTGTTTTCCCCCCGGGATGAGAGGATACTCGTGGCTGTGGAGGTTAAGAGGAGAAAAAGGAAAAAGGTTCCCTTTCTGCCCACTGGAGGCAAGGGAGAATATATGACATACATCTGTCTGTCAG TGACCAATAAGAGGCCAGCCCAGCTCCTCATCACCAAGGTCAAGCAGTTTGGAGGCTCTGCCCCCTTCACCAGGAGGTCACAGTGGAGCGTGGAGCAGCTCCGCCAGGTCGATGGCATCGACCCCAACAAG GACTGCCCAGAGTTTGACCTGGTGTTCGACAACGCCTTTGACCAATGGGTGGCCAGCTCAGCGGCAGAGAAGTGCATCTTCATCCAGATCATGTACCACGCCTGTCAGACCTACTGGGAGGGCAAGGAGCGGGTCCCTGGTGGCCTGGGTAGCCCAGCTGGAGACCAGGAGAAGGACCAGAGAGCTAGTCCAGGGGCCCAGGTTAGCCCGGGGTCCCAAGGGGGCCAAAGAGGCGGTCCAGGGGCCCAGGCTAGACGGAAGAGCACAGTGGGTCCCAGGCCCCGCCAGACTGAATTTGTCAACTGTCAGTCCAAACTCACAGGAG ATGCCTGCACTGTGAATCTGGTCATCTACCGTTGCAAGGTCTTCTTCAACCGCATGAAGAAGGTGATGGTTTCAAAACAAAGCAGTCCTCAGGCTGGAG cAGGTCACAGAGCAAGTCCCAGTGGGCAGCGCCCCCCAGGGGCCAGTATGGCTAGTGTAGTCAAGAGGGCAAGCCAGGCCCTGCAGGAGCGTGGGGAGAGACTGGGCCGTGCCGAGGAAAAGACAGTAGACCTGATGCACAAAGCCCAGCATTTTGCAGACACTGCCCACAAG CTGGCTCTGAAGTATTCAAACTAG
- the LOC139582593 gene encoding syntaxin-binding protein 6-like isoform X2, with product MNIQSVINREVFSPRDERILVAVEVKRRKRKKVPFLPTGGKGEYMTYICLSVTNKRPAQLLITKVKQFGGSAPFTRRSQWSVEQLRQVDGIDPNKDCPEFDLVFDNAFDQWVASSAAEKCIFIQIMYHACQTYWEGKERVPGGLGSPAGDQEKDQRASPGAQVSPGSQGGQRGGPGAQARRKSTVGPRPRQTEFVNCQSKLTGDACTVNLVIYRCKVFFNRMKKVMVSKQSSPQAGGHRASPSGQRPPGASMASVVKRASQALQERGERLGRAEEKTVDLMHKAQHFADTAHKLALKYSN from the exons ATGAATATCCAGTCAGTTATCAACAGGGAAGTGTTTTCCCCCCGGGATGAGAGGATACTCGTGGCTGTGGAGGTTAAGAGGAGAAAAAGGAAAAAGGTTCCCTTTCTGCCCACTGGAGGCAAGGGAGAATATATGACATACATCTGTCTGTCAG TGACCAATAAGAGGCCAGCCCAGCTCCTCATCACCAAGGTCAAGCAGTTTGGAGGCTCTGCCCCCTTCACCAGGAGGTCACAGTGGAGCGTGGAGCAGCTCCGCCAGGTCGATGGCATCGACCCCAACAAG GACTGCCCAGAGTTTGACCTGGTGTTCGACAACGCCTTTGACCAATGGGTGGCCAGCTCAGCGGCAGAGAAGTGCATCTTCATCCAGATCATGTACCACGCCTGTCAGACCTACTGGGAGGGCAAGGAGCGGGTCCCTGGTGGCCTGGGTAGCCCAGCTGGAGACCAGGAGAAGGACCAGAGAGCTAGTCCAGGGGCCCAGGTTAGCCCGGGGTCCCAAGGGGGCCAAAGAGGCGGTCCAGGGGCCCAGGCTAGACGGAAGAGCACAGTGGGTCCCAGGCCCCGCCAGACTGAATTTGTCAACTGTCAGTCCAAACTCACAGGAG ATGCCTGCACTGTGAATCTGGTCATCTACCGTTGCAAGGTCTTCTTCAACCGCATGAAGAAGGTGATGGTTTCAAAACAAAGCAGTCCTCAGGCTGGAG GTCACAGAGCAAGTCCCAGTGGGCAGCGCCCCCCAGGGGCCAGTATGGCTAGTGTAGTCAAGAGGGCAAGCCAGGCCCTGCAGGAGCGTGGGGAGAGACTGGGCCGTGCCGAGGAAAAGACAGTAGACCTGATGCACAAAGCCCAGCATTTTGCAGACACTGCCCACAAG CTGGCTCTGAAGTATTCAAACTAG